The Duganella sp. BuS-21 sequence GGCGCTCTCTGCTCGCGGATATGGTCCTTCGCCGACCAGTACATACTTCACCTGCTGTAATGGCAACGCGAACGCGGCGAACAGGCGCTGCTCGGTCGGCAAGTATTGGTCGTGCGCCAGCTGCGGCAGGTAATCGGGCGTGGCCGCCATCATCGCTTCCAGGCCCTTGACCAGCAGGGGGCGCCAGGAAACATCGGCGCGGTCTAGCGCCTCCAGAATGGGAGTCGGGATCGTCATTGCAGAATTGGTTTTCGGGGAAAGGCGAGATTGTAACGCGGCCCCGAAGTGATAGTATCGTTTTCATATAAATGAATGGGGAATGCTTTGAGCCGTTGGATGATTGTTGCCACCTTGATGGTTGCTGCCGGCCTGCACGCGCAGGCGCTGGACGAGGCGCTCGACGCGCCGGCGCGCGCGCATGTGGTCAACGAATACGCGCGGCGCCTGAGCGGACAGCACGTTGACGCGCTGCGCGCCAAGGCGGCAGCGGACGACATCCGCCAGCGGCTGGCGCGCGGCGAGTACGATCAGCAGACCACGGCGCGCGCGCTGGCGGTACGGGTCACGCGCGACGTCGCCGCCATCGCGCCGGACAAGCACACGTATCTGGAATACCTGCCCTACGATATGAGCGATCCGCTACAGCGGCCGCAGCCCGTGGTGCAGTCGGCCGACAACTTCGGCCTGCGCAAGTTTGAGACGCTGGGCGAGAACATCGGCTATCTGCACATCACGCGCTTGGCGCCGCTGGACCGCGCGTCGATAGATGCAGCGGCGCGCTTCATGGCGCAAGCGGCCGATTGCGCCGCGCTGGTCATCGACCTGCGCGAGGCCGGCGGCGACGGCCAGGACATGGCGGCACTGTTGTCCAGCTATCTGCTGGTGGACAAGCGCAGCTACATCTTCGCGGACAAGCAAATCCACCTGCACGATCAGATCGACCGTGATGGCAAGGTGGTGGCGGAATATTGGACCACTGCGGAAGTGGCGGGCCGGCGTTTCGGCGGCGTGAAGCCGCTGTACCTGCTGGTGGGCGAGCGCACCAGCGCAGCGGCCGAGGGCTTCGCGTATGACTTGCAGCAGTACGTCAAACGCGCGGTGGTGGTGGGTGTACCGACGGCGGGCGATGCACGGGTCGGCGGCAAACAGCGCGTTTCACGGCATCTGCAAACGTCGATGGCGGTCACGCGACATAGCAACGTGATCACCCGCGCCAATTGGGAGGGCGGCGGGGTGCAGCCGGATTACGTGACTGCTGCGGACCAGGCTTTGAGCGCTGCGCTATCGCTGGCCCAAGTGGCCATCAGACCGAAGAAATAAGGAGCTTGGCGGGGTGGCTCGATGCGCCGTTGTTAGCACCCCAAACCAAAGGGTCGGACCCCGTACGGGATCCGACCCTGAGCCGCAGCGGTGTGCGGGTTGGGTTGGGTTGGGTTGGGTTGGGTTGGGTTGGGTTGGGTTGGGTTGGGTTGGTGCAGCATATTTCTAGAACGGCACGCAACGTCACCCCCTATTCAGCATCCGGCTGTTGCGCAGGGTGGGCCTGCTGGAAGGCCGGCAGTTCGCTGCAGGCGGCGTGGATGCGCATCACGGTTGGATACGGCGCCGTATCGACATTAAAGCGCTGTGCATTGAACACTTGCGGCACCAGGCAGCAATCCGCCAGCGACGGCGTGTCGCCATGGCTGTATCGCCCGGTGCGAGTATCGTTCGCCAGCAGCGCCTCCAGCGTCGCCAGACCGCTGCGCAGCCAGTGTTGCTGCCATCCCAGCTTCACATCCTCCGCCACACCCACCTGACCCGTCAGATACTTCAACACACGCAGGTTGGCCAGCGGATGCGAGTCCGCCGCGATGCTCAGCGCCAGCGCACGGACGCGGGCGCGTCCCGCTGGATCGGCCGGTAGCAACGGCGTCTCGGGACGCGTCTCTTCCAGATACTCGATAATAGCCAGCGACTGGCCGATCACATTACCGTCATCCTCCAACGCCGGCAGCAGCATCGACGGATTCACCGCGCGATAAGCCTCGCCCAACTGCTCGCCGCCGTTGCGCAGCAGGTGCACCGCTTGCGCATCGTAGGCCAACCCTTTCAGATTGAGCGCGATCCGCACGCGATACGCTGCGGAGCTGCGAAAGTAGGTGTAGAGCTTCATCAATGACGCTCCTTGTAGTGCGTGACCACCTGCTCGATGGCGCCGAAGATGCTGGCGCCGTCCTGGTCATGCATCTCGATGCGCACGCTGTCGCCAAACTTGAGGAACGGCGTTTGCGGCTTGCCGGCCTCGATGGTTTCGTACATGCGTACTTCGGCCAGGCAGCAGTAACCCACGCCGCCGTTGGCGATGCTCGATCCGTGCAGGTTGCCCTGCTTGTTCGACACGGTGCCCGAACCGATGATGGTGCCAGCCGCCAGCTCGCGCGTGCCGGCCGCATGCGCCACCAGATGCGCGAAGCTGAAGGTCATGTCTTCACCGGCATTCGGCTTGCCGAACGGCTGCTTGTTCAATTCCACCAGCAGCGGCAGGTGCAGCTTGTTGTCTGCCCAGTGCGCGCCCAGTTCATCCGGCGTGACCGCCACCGGCGAGAAGGCGCTGGCAGGCTTGGACTGGAAGAAGCCGAAGCCCTTCGCCAGTTCATTCGGGATCAGGTTGCGCAGCGAGACGTCGTTGACCAGCATGACCAGGCGAATCGCCTTGGCCGCTTCGTCCGGCGTGGCACCCATGCGCACGTCGCCGGTGACGACGGCCACTTCCGCTTCCAGGTCGATGCCCCAGTCTTCGGTCAGCGCGTAGATCGCATCGCGCGGGCCGACGAAACTGTCGGAGCCGCCCTGGTACATCAGCGGGTCGGTGTAGAACGACGCCGGCACTTCGGCGTTGCGCGCCTTGCGCACCAGCTCCACGTGGTTGATGTAGGCCGAACCGTCCGCCCACTGATAGGCGCGCGGCAGCGGCGAGTGGCAGTACTGCTGGTCGAATGGTTTGGCATCGACCGCATCGCCGGCGTTCAGCGAAGCGTAGATTTGCTCCAGACGCGGCGACACCAGTTCCCAGTTGTCGAGCGCATGTTGCAGGGTGGCCGAAATCTTCGGCACGTGCTGGTAGTGCGACAGGTCGCGGCTGACCACCACCAGGCGGCCATCGCGGCTGCCGTCTTTCAGGGTAGCGAGCTTCATGCCTTCACCTCCTCATGCATCCAGGCGGCGTGCTTGGGCGCTTTTTTGGTTTGCGACCATTCTTCCAGCATCTCCCACTTCACTTCGTCGAGCTTTTGCATCATTTCCGGCGTGCCGGTGTTGCAGGCCAGCTCCAGGCGGTGGCCGTTCGGATCGAAGAAGTAGATCGATTTAAAGATGGTGTGGTTGACCGGGCCGATGACGTCGACGCCGCCGGCCACCAGGCGCTCTTTCGCGGCCAGCAGTTCTTCCATGCTGCCGACTTCCATCGCCAGGTGCTGCACCCAGGCCGGCGTGTTGTGGTCGCGGTCCATCGGCGCCTGCGTCGGCAGCTCGAAGAAGGCCAGTACATTGCCGTTGCCGGCGTCCAGGAACACGTGCATGTACGGATCCGGCGCCTTGGTCGATGGCACTTCGTTTTCCGCGATGGCCAGCACGAAGTTCATGTTCAGG is a genomic window containing:
- a CDS encoding S41 family peptidase, producing MIVATLMVAAGLHAQALDEALDAPARAHVVNEYARRLSGQHVDALRAKAAADDIRQRLARGEYDQQTTARALAVRVTRDVAAIAPDKHTYLEYLPYDMSDPLQRPQPVVQSADNFGLRKFETLGENIGYLHITRLAPLDRASIDAAARFMAQAADCAALVIDLREAGGDGQDMAALLSSYLLVDKRSYIFADKQIHLHDQIDRDGKVVAEYWTTAEVAGRRFGGVKPLYLLVGERTSAAAEGFAYDLQQYVKRAVVVGVPTAGDARVGGKQRVSRHLQTSMAVTRHSNVITRANWEGGGVQPDYVTAADQALSAALSLAQVAIRPKK
- the maiA gene encoding maleylacetoacetate isomerase, whose product is MKLYTYFRSSAAYRVRIALNLKGLAYDAQAVHLLRNGGEQLGEAYRAVNPSMLLPALEDDGNVIGQSLAIIEYLEETRPETPLLPADPAGRARVRALALSIAADSHPLANLRVLKYLTGQVGVAEDVKLGWQQHWLRSGLATLEALLANDTRTGRYSHGDTPSLADCCLVPQVFNAQRFNVDTAPYPTVMRIHAACSELPAFQQAHPAQQPDAE
- a CDS encoding fumarylacetoacetate hydrolase family protein encodes the protein MKLATLKDGSRDGRLVVVSRDLSHYQHVPKISATLQHALDNWELVSPRLEQIYASLNAGDAVDAKPFDQQYCHSPLPRAYQWADGSAYINHVELVRKARNAEVPASFYTDPLMYQGGSDSFVGPRDAIYALTEDWGIDLEAEVAVVTGDVRMGATPDEAAKAIRLVMLVNDVSLRNLIPNELAKGFGFFQSKPASAFSPVAVTPDELGAHWADNKLHLPLLVELNKQPFGKPNAGEDMTFSFAHLVAHAAGTRELAAGTIIGSGTVSNKQGNLHGSSIANGGVGYCCLAEVRMYETIEAGKPQTPFLKFGDSVRIEMHDQDGASIFGAIEQVVTHYKERH
- a CDS encoding VOC family protein; translation: MKIKQIHHVAYRCKDAKETVEWYVKHLNMNFVLAIAENEVPSTKAPDPYMHVFLDAGNGNVLAFFELPTQAPMDRDHNTPAWVQHLAMEVGSMEELLAAKERLVAGGVDVIGPVNHTIFKSIYFFDPNGHRLELACNTGTPEMMQKLDEVKWEMLEEWSQTKKAPKHAAWMHEEVKA